In one window of Candidatus Cetobacterium colombiensis DNA:
- a CDS encoding M23 family metallopeptidase produces MKEIFKIFAIIIVAFIVMLILVFKPYKSEVVDLKKFTEYYSETSTVEDGGGFELVDENFYTMEKEYKIGEEESLEGVPLEEVDLKQAYEIPKLESYIVANGDTLGTIADKNGISLEILKANNPGIANNLKVGQKINIVKSNGVFYKVKRGDSLFKIALNYKVDVEDLRKYNNLKNDNIRVGEELFIYNPSENSLKRLTQKGGVKVKRVTVQKYFSMPVKYSGVTSPFGKRFHPVLKRYIQHAGVDLRARYVPLMASKDGVIIYTGYMTGYGKIIKIKHSEGYETRSAHLDKIYVKTGDKVKAGQVIGKTGMSGRVTGPHLHFEIRKNGRANNPMNYLVR; encoded by the coding sequence GTGAAAGAGATATTTAAAATATTTGCTATCATAATAGTGGCGTTTATAGTTATGTTAATACTAGTTTTTAAGCCTTATAAATCAGAGGTAGTAGATTTAAAAAAATTTACAGAGTACTATTCAGAAACATCTACTGTTGAAGATGGTGGTGGATTTGAGCTTGTGGATGAAAATTTTTATACAATGGAAAAAGAGTATAAAATTGGAGAGGAGGAATCCCTAGAAGGGGTTCCTTTAGAAGAAGTTGATCTGAAACAAGCTTATGAAATCCCTAAATTAGAAAGCTATATAGTTGCCAACGGAGATACTTTAGGAACAATAGCAGATAAAAATGGAATATCTTTAGAAATTTTAAAAGCGAATAATCCAGGAATTGCAAATAATTTAAAAGTTGGGCAAAAAATAAATATAGTAAAATCTAATGGTGTTTTTTATAAAGTGAAAAGAGGAGACTCTCTTTTTAAAATAGCTTTAAATTATAAAGTAGATGTAGAGGATTTAAGAAAATATAATAATTTAAAAAATGATAATATAAGAGTTGGAGAGGAACTTTTTATTTATAATCCCAGTGAAAATAGTTTAAAAAGATTAACTCAAAAAGGTGGAGTAAAAGTAAAAAGGGTAACAGTACAAAAATATTTTTCTATGCCTGTGAAATATTCAGGAGTAACAAGTCCATTTGGAAAGAGGTTTCATCCAGTTTTAAAAAGATATATTCAACACGCAGGAGTTGATTTAAGAGCGAGATATGTTCCTTTAATGGCTTCAAAGGATGGTGTGATAATCTATACTGGTTATATGACAGGATATGGAAAAATAATAAAAATTAAGCATAGTGAAGGTTATGAAACAAGATCTGCTCACCTGGATAAAATATATGTAAAAACAGGTGATAAAGTAAAAGCAGGTCAAGTTATTGGAAAGACTGGAATGTCTGGAAGAGTAACTGGACCACATTTACACTTTGAAATTAGAAAAAACGGAAGAGCTAATAATCCAATGAATTATTTAGTTAGATAG
- the rho gene encoding transcription termination factor Rho translates to MEKLENFLLKELQEIAKQMGIDYSSRTKKAEIVELINEAMETKEGMHLAWGNLEVMADGYGFLRNTNVEKDVYVSASQIRKFKLRTEDFVLGEVREAVQGENNYGLRKVLLINNGSIQEAESRIPFDELIPAYPTEQLKLETDAKNISGRIIDLIAPIGKGQRGLIVAPPKAGKTVLISNIANSIIENNKDIEVWILLIDERPEEVTDIKETVKGAQVYASTFDDDPKNHIKVTEMLLERAKRKIENGENIVILMDSLTRLARAYNIVIPSSGKLISGGIDPTALYYPKKFFGSARNIRNGGSLTILATALVDTGSKMDDVIYEEFKGTGNLDIHLDRNLAELRIYPSIDIQRSGTRKEELLIGKKKLDSIWKIRRYLSSLDKATATKKLIDTISSTESNDKLIEMYEKSFARGK, encoded by the coding sequence ATGGAGAAATTAGAAAATTTTTTACTAAAAGAGTTACAAGAGATTGCAAAGCAAATGGGCATTGATTATTCTAGTAGAACAAAAAAAGCTGAAATTGTAGAATTAATAAATGAAGCTATGGAAACAAAAGAAGGAATGCATTTAGCTTGGGGAAATCTTGAAGTAATGGCTGATGGTTATGGATTTTTAAGAAATACAAATGTTGAAAAAGATGTTTATGTATCAGCATCTCAAATTAGAAAATTTAAATTGAGAACAGAGGATTTTGTTTTAGGTGAAGTAAGAGAAGCTGTTCAAGGAGAAAATAACTACGGCCTTAGGAAAGTTTTATTAATAAATAATGGTAGTATTCAAGAAGCAGAATCAAGAATCCCATTTGATGAATTAATACCAGCATATCCAACAGAACAATTGAAATTAGAAACAGATGCTAAAAATATATCTGGAAGAATAATAGATTTAATAGCACCTATAGGAAAAGGTCAGAGAGGGCTAATTGTAGCCCCTCCAAAGGCTGGAAAAACAGTTTTAATTAGTAATATTGCAAATTCGATAATTGAAAATAATAAAGATATTGAAGTTTGGATACTTCTAATTGATGAAAGACCAGAAGAAGTAACTGATATAAAAGAAACAGTAAAAGGAGCTCAAGTATACGCATCAACTTTTGATGATGATCCTAAAAATCATATAAAAGTAACTGAAATGCTTTTAGAAAGAGCAAAACGAAAAATTGAAAATGGAGAAAACATTGTAATACTAATGGATTCTTTAACTAGACTAGCTAGAGCATATAACATAGTTATACCATCAAGTGGAAAATTAATCTCGGGTGGAATAGATCCAACAGCTTTATACTATCCTAAGAAATTTTTCGGATCAGCTAGAAATATTAGAAACGGTGGAAGCTTAACAATTTTAGCAACAGCGTTAGTAGACACAGGAAGTAAGATGGACGATGTCATATACGAGGAATTCAAAGGTACTGGAAATTTAGATATACATCTAGATAGGAATTTAGCTGAACTTAGAATATATCCATCTATTGATATTCAAAGATCTGGAACTAGAAAAGAAGAATTATTAATTGGAAAGAAAAAATTAGATTCTATATGGAAAATAAGAAGATATTTATCATCTCTAGATAAAGCTACAGCAACTAAAAAATTGATAGACACTATTTCATCTACCGAGAGCAATGACAAGCTTATTGAGATGTATGAAAAATCTTTTGCAAGGGGGAAATAG
- the miaB gene encoding tRNA (N6-isopentenyl adenosine(37)-C2)-methylthiotransferase MiaB, with protein MKNAVIITYGCQMNVNESAKIKKILQNMGYNVTEDITEADAVFLNTCTVREGAATQIYGKLGELMAVKEERGTIIGITGCFAQEQGEELAKKFPVIDIVMGNQNIGKIPTAIEKIESGDFKHVIFTGDEDDLPPRLDAEFDSKKTASIPITYGCNNFCTYCIVPYVRGRERSVPMTQILDEVRNFVEKDYKEIMLLGQNVNSYGNDLETGENFATLLEEICKIEGEFLVRFISPHPKDFADDVIDVIAKNEKIARCLHLPLQSGSTRILKLMNRKYTKEQYIELAEKIKNRIPGVALTADIIVGFPHETEEDFLDTLDVVDRIGFETSFMFMYSPRKGTAAAKMDGQLDQEVKKERLQRLIDLQNRKSKEASDTYKGKIERVLVEGPSRKNEEVLTGRTSTNKIVLFAGDKELEGTFVNVKINECKTWSLYGEIVD; from the coding sequence TTGAAAAACGCAGTAATCATAACTTATGGTTGTCAAATGAATGTCAACGAAAGTGCAAAAATAAAAAAGATATTACAAAATATGGGATACAATGTAACTGAAGATATTACAGAAGCTGATGCAGTATTTTTAAATACTTGTACAGTTAGAGAAGGAGCAGCTACTCAAATCTATGGAAAGCTTGGAGAATTAATGGCTGTAAAAGAGGAGAGAGGAACAATAATAGGTATAACAGGTTGTTTTGCTCAAGAGCAAGGAGAAGAGTTAGCTAAAAAATTCCCTGTAATTGATATAGTTATGGGAAATCAAAATATAGGTAAAATCCCTACAGCTATTGAAAAAATAGAGTCAGGAGATTTTAAACATGTTATCTTTACAGGTGATGAAGATGATTTACCACCAAGATTAGATGCAGAGTTTGACTCTAAAAAGACAGCATCAATACCAATAACTTATGGATGCAATAATTTCTGTACTTATTGTATAGTTCCATATGTAAGAGGAAGAGAAAGATCTGTACCAATGACACAAATATTAGATGAAGTAAGAAATTTTGTTGAAAAAGATTATAAAGAAATAATGTTATTGGGACAAAATGTAAATTCATATGGAAATGATTTAGAAACAGGGGAAAATTTTGCAACGCTGTTAGAAGAAATTTGTAAAATTGAAGGAGAATTTTTAGTAAGATTTATTTCTCCGCATCCAAAAGATTTTGCAGATGATGTAATTGATGTAATTGCTAAAAATGAAAAGATAGCTAGATGTTTACACCTACCATTACAATCAGGATCTACAAGAATTTTAAAATTAATGAATAGAAAATATACAAAAGAGCAGTATATAGAATTAGCTGAAAAAATAAAAAATAGAATTCCAGGTGTAGCTTTAACAGCAGATATAATTGTTGGATTCCCTCATGAAACAGAAGAAGATTTCTTAGATACACTAGACGTAGTTGATAGAATTGGATTTGAAACATCATTTATGTTTATGTATTCTCCTAGAAAAGGAACAGCAGCGGCAAAGATGGATGGACAATTAGATCAAGAAGTTAAAAAAGAGAGACTTCAAAGACTTATAGATTTACAAAACAGAAAATCAAAAGAAGCTAGTGATACTTACAAGGGTAAAATTGAAAGAGTTTTAGTAGAAGGACCTAGTAGAAAAAATGAGGAAGTTTTAACTGGAAGAACATCTACAAATAAGATTGTTTTATTTGCAGGAGATAAAGAGTTAGAAGGAACATTTGTAAATGTAAAGATAAACGAATGCAAAACATGGTCACTGTATGGAGAGATAGTAGACTAG
- a CDS encoding N-glycosylase/DNA lyase: MMKNTYFYEVQKIYEGIKKDIEKRLLDFKKIWLEGNNKDIFCELAFCILTPQSKARNAWKAISELRDTNLLFKGSEEEMLPYLNIVRFNKTKAKNLYLLRQQMVDEKGNFMTKDFFSKFDSPFEMREWIVKNIRGMSYKEASHFLRNIGFGQDLAILDRHILKNLAALEVIKEVPKTVTPKLYKEIENKLRIYCSEVQIPMENIDLLLWYLEAKDIFK, from the coding sequence ATTATGAAGAATACCTATTTTTATGAAGTACAAAAAATATATGAAGGAATAAAAAAAGATATAGAGAAAAGACTGTTAGATTTTAAAAAAATATGGTTAGAGGGAAACAATAAGGATATATTCTGTGAATTAGCTTTTTGTATTTTAACACCTCAATCAAAGGCAAGAAATGCTTGGAAAGCAATTAGTGAATTAAGAGATACAAATTTATTGTTTAAAGGAAGTGAAGAAGAAATGCTTCCGTATTTAAATATAGTTCGTTTTAATAAAACTAAAGCTAAAAATCTATATTTATTAAGACAGCAAATGGTAGATGAAAAAGGAAATTTTATGACAAAAGATTTCTTTTCTAAATTTGATTCACCTTTTGAAATGAGAGAGTGGATTGTGAAAAATATAAGAGGAATGTCTTATAAAGAAGCAAGTCATTTTTTAAGAAATATCGGTTTTGGACAAGATTTAGCTATTCTAGATAGACATATTTTAAAAAATTTAGCAGCTTTAGAAGTAATAAAAGAGGTTCCTAAAACAGTTACTCCTAAATTATATAAGGAAATAGAAAACAAATTAAGAATATATTGTAGTGAGGTCCAAATACCCATGGAAAATATTGATTTACTATTGTGGTATTTAGAAGCAAAAGATATATTTAAATAA
- a CDS encoding DEAD/DEAH box helicase — translation MESNLEKINESLFFILTCDEVGTYVSLVDSQGNVVEDASEYGVSDENDLKIIDLIKEIKEDSFFSGWDNEKNELYIDENIEILDYLKNSKKVVAGDMKPIQWFLGGNKIVLKINLVEDDSDLCEGKLLLNGEKDFTIISDNYVLNENAIYWIDIPKDTIHILKEMESKFSKPELEKYLTLASSFGSGIEIECLDYEITDEGNLKPVQELIIEKISQDNSLYLKIGASISTIDYEFLKAHNLEKALVIKDDLKRVEIIDVEPAYLDETVEEIVKTIVKHQKNLKIKSSFYVDENFIILQEKLAREFVTQELLQLAGKYKVVGTDNLKKYSVKAVKPKVVGNFKHGIDFLEGDVHLEIEGEKFSIVDVLNSFKKDSYIVLSDGTNALINRKYMEKLERVFKDNGKSNVKISFFDLPIIDDLIEDKVLANEIKKTKTFYRGINEIENYKAPVPLINATLREYQEYGYKWLRYLMDNSLGGCLADDMGLGKTLQAITLITSLHSIPGRKTLIIMPKSLIYNWESEIKKFSPTLKCGIYYGNFRDKNIFNNVDAIITTYGTVRNDIEFLRKMKFDLIVLDESQNIKNVNAQTTKAVMLLEAKYRLALSGTPIENNLGELYSLFRFLNPSMFGTLDEFNYHYANPIQKENDKEAIEELKKKIYPFILRRVKKEVLKDLPDKIEKTLFIGMNPEQKRLYEERRAYYYGMINNQIKSQGLGKTQFYILQALNELRQLTSCPEMKNPNILSSKREVLINNVQDAVENGHKVLIFTNYIKSIESITADLKKRGIKYLEMTGATKDRQGLVNLFQKDKKYKVFVMTLKTGGVGLNLTAADTIFIYDPWWNKTVENQAVDRAYRLGQDRTVFSYKLILKDTIEEKILKLQESKSQLLDNLISDEGATLKTLTEKDIEFILGE, via the coding sequence ATGGAATCTAATTTAGAAAAAATAAATGAGTCACTTTTTTTTATATTGACTTGTGACGAAGTAGGAACTTATGTTTCTTTAGTAGACAGTCAAGGAAATGTTGTAGAAGATGCATCAGAATATGGAGTTAGTGACGAAAACGATTTAAAGATTATTGATCTGATTAAAGAGATAAAAGAAGATAGCTTTTTCTCTGGGTGGGATAATGAAAAAAATGAACTTTATATTGATGAAAATATAGAGATTTTAGATTATCTAAAAAATAGTAAAAAAGTAGTTGCAGGGGATATGAAGCCAATTCAATGGTTTCTAGGTGGGAATAAAATAGTATTAAAGATTAATTTAGTAGAAGATGATAGTGATTTGTGTGAAGGAAAACTTCTTTTAAATGGAGAAAAAGATTTTACAATAATATCAGATAATTATGTATTAAATGAAAATGCAATATATTGGATAGATATTCCAAAAGATACAATCCATATATTGAAAGAGATGGAGTCAAAATTTTCTAAGCCAGAATTAGAAAAGTATTTAACATTAGCCTCATCCTTTGGAAGTGGCATAGAGATAGAATGTTTAGATTATGAAATTACGGATGAAGGGAATTTAAAGCCAGTTCAAGAATTAATAATTGAAAAAATATCTCAAGACAACAGTTTATATTTAAAAATAGGAGCATCTATTTCAACAATAGATTATGAATTTTTAAAAGCTCATAATTTAGAAAAAGCATTAGTTATAAAAGATGATTTAAAAAGAGTTGAAATAATTGATGTAGAACCAGCATATTTAGATGAAACAGTAGAAGAAATTGTAAAAACAATAGTAAAACATCAGAAAAATTTAAAGATAAAATCAAGTTTTTATGTAGATGAAAATTTTATAATTTTACAAGAAAAATTAGCAAGAGAATTCGTAACTCAAGAATTACTTCAGCTAGCTGGTAAGTACAAAGTTGTAGGAACAGATAATTTAAAAAAATATAGTGTTAAAGCTGTAAAACCAAAAGTAGTAGGTAATTTTAAGCATGGGATTGATTTCTTAGAAGGGGATGTTCATCTAGAGATTGAAGGTGAAAAATTCTCAATAGTGGACGTTTTAAATAGTTTCAAAAAAGATTCATATATTGTTTTAAGTGATGGAACAAATGCACTTATAAATAGAAAATATATGGAAAAGTTAGAAAGAGTATTTAAAGATAATGGAAAATCAAATGTGAAAATTTCTTTCTTTGATTTACCAATAATTGATGATTTAATTGAAGATAAAGTATTGGCAAATGAAATAAAAAAGACTAAGACTTTCTATAGAGGAATTAATGAAATAGAAAATTATAAAGCACCTGTACCACTGATTAATGCAACATTAAGAGAGTATCAAGAGTATGGATATAAATGGTTAAGATATTTAATGGATAATAGCTTAGGTGGATGTTTAGCAGATGATATGGGATTAGGAAAAACTTTACAAGCAATAACTTTAATCACAAGTTTGCATTCAATACCTGGAAGAAAGACATTGATAATTATGCCTAAGAGTTTAATTTATAACTGGGAAAGTGAAATTAAAAAATTTAGTCCGACTTTAAAGTGTGGAATTTATTATGGAAACTTTAGAGATAAAAATATTTTCAATAATGTTGATGCAATTATAACAACTTATGGAACAGTAAGAAATGATATAGAATTTTTGAGAAAAATGAAATTTGATTTAATTGTTTTAGATGAATCTCAAAATATAAAAAATGTAAATGCTCAAACAACAAAAGCAGTAATGCTATTAGAAGCTAAATATAGATTGGCATTGAGTGGAACACCAATTGAAAATAATTTAGGAGAGCTTTATTCATTATTTAGATTCTTAAATCCTTCAATGTTTGGAACTCTAGATGAGTTTAACTATCATTACGCAAATCCAATTCAAAAGGAAAATGATAAAGAGGCAATTGAAGAATTAAAGAAAAAAATATATCCATTTATCTTGAGAAGAGTAAAAAAAGAAGTTTTAAAAGATCTTCCAGATAAAATAGAGAAAACATTATTCATAGGAATGAATCCAGAACAAAAAAGACTTTATGAAGAGAGAAGAGCTTATTATTATGGAATGATAAATAATCAAATAAAAAGTCAAGGGTTAGGAAAAACACAATTTTATATATTACAAGCTTTAAATGAATTGAGACAATTAACTAGTTGTCCAGAAATGAAGAACCCAAATATTCTATCAAGTAAAAGAGAAGTTTTAATAAATAATGTTCAAGATGCAGTAGAGAATGGACATAAAGTTCTTATATTTACAAATTACATAAAGAGTATAGAAAGTATCACAGCAGATTTAAAGAAAAGAGGAATAAAGTATCTAGAGATGACTGGAGCTACAAAAGATAGACAAGGTTTAGTGAATTTATTCCAAAAAGATAAAAAATACAAGGTATTTGTAATGACATTAAAAACTGGTGGAGTAGGACTTAACTTAACTGCAGCAGATACAATATTTATATATGATCCTTGGTGGAATAAAACAGTAGAAAATCAAGCTGTAGATAGAGCTTATAGACTAGGCCAAGATAGAACAGTATTCTCTTATAAGTTAATACTAAAAGATACAATAGAAGAAAAAATATTAAAATTACAAGAGAGTAAAAGTCAGTTATTAGACAATTTAATTTCTGATGAAGGAGCAACTTTAAAAACTTTAACTGAAAAAGATATAGAGTTTATTCTTGGAGAATAG
- a CDS encoding DUF1858 domain-containing protein translates to MVTKDMNILEAVQKHPVISMVFKRHGLGCVGCMVAAGETLGEGISAHGLDADALIEEMNMLIKESEAK, encoded by the coding sequence ATGGTAACTAAAGATATGAATATTTTAGAAGCAGTTCAAAAACATCCTGTAATTTCAATGGTATTTAAAAGACACGGATTAGGATGTGTTGGATGTATGGTAGCGGCTGGAGAGACTTTAGGAGAGGGAATATCAGCTCACGGATTAGATGCAGATGCTTTAATCGAAGAAATGAACATGTTAATAAAAGAATCAGAAGCTAAATAG